In one window of Methanocalculus alkaliphilus DNA:
- a CDS encoding serine protein kinase RIO — MGRRGEETKKTDSRVEELDRELSRMGIRIRDTDQRKVRDEVFDEVTLLALYKLANRKVINAVGGSISTGKEANVFFAKRGEDLDCVIKIYRIRTGNFNVMSDYILGDPRFASIRRNKKNIIFAWTKKEFSNLKRALDAGLPVPEPIAFDRNILIMDFIGEDGVPYPQLRLNPVDDPEAGYREVLGLITDLYQKARLVHGDLSEYNILHGGGRLWLIDMGQAVTPDHPSAHRFLFRDIQNTNRYFGSWCETLDEHEILRGIVGEDFFTP, encoded by the coding sequence GCGAAGGGGAGAAGAGACGAAAAAAACCGACAGCCGGGTCGAGGAACTCGATCGGGAATTATCCCGGATGGGTATCCGGATCCGTGATACCGACCAGCGGAAGGTCAGGGACGAGGTCTTCGACGAGGTCACCCTCCTCGCCCTCTATAAACTTGCCAACCGGAAGGTGATCAATGCCGTCGGGGGATCGATATCCACGGGAAAAGAGGCGAATGTCTTCTTTGCCAAACGGGGAGAGGATCTCGACTGCGTCATTAAGATCTACCGAATCCGGACCGGGAATTTTAATGTCATGAGCGATTATATCCTCGGAGATCCACGATTTGCCAGCATCAGGAGGAATAAGAAGAATATCATCTTTGCCTGGACAAAGAAGGAGTTCTCAAATCTGAAACGCGCCCTTGATGCGGGCCTTCCTGTCCCGGAGCCGATCGCCTTTGATCGCAACATCCTGATCATGGACTTCATCGGTGAGGATGGAGTACCCTATCCCCAGCTCCGTCTCAACCCGGTCGATGATCCGGAGGCTGGATACAGGGAAGTCCTCGGTCTCATCACCGACCTGTACCAGAAGGCCAGGCTCGTCCATGGCGACCTCTCCGAGTATAATATTCTTCATGGAGGGGGAAGACTCTGGCTCATCGATATGGGGCAGGCGGTGACACCGGATCACCCCTCGGCACACCGGTTCCTCTTCCGTGATATCCAGAATACCAACAGGTATTTTGGGAGCTGGTGCGAGACACTCGACGAACATGAGATCCTCAGAGGGATCGTTGGTGAAGACTTCTTCACCCCATAA
- a CDS encoding KH domain-containing protein — MTIQELKVATDRIGVIIGKGGETRRSIEEKGQATISIDSQEGLVTIEGEDAIGVLRATEVIRALGRGFSPERAFRLFDDDDIILDLLDLSHVADTPQKMNRIRGRIIGRDGKARTQIENMTDTTISIYGKTVGIIGLPEPVLTARKAVEMLVEGAEHGNVFSFLDRRKKEAKQDLISSYY; from the coding sequence ATGACGATACAGGAACTGAAGGTGGCCACCGATCGGATCGGTGTCATCATAGGAAAAGGCGGGGAGACGCGAAGATCCATCGAGGAGAAGGGGCAGGCAACGATCAGTATCGACAGCCAGGAAGGTCTGGTGACCATTGAGGGGGAGGATGCCATCGGAGTGTTGCGTGCAACCGAGGTGATCCGTGCTCTCGGTCGCGGCTTTTCACCGGAGCGGGCATTCCGCCTCTTTGACGATGATGACATCATCCTGGATCTCCTCGATCTCTCGCATGTAGCCGATACACCTCAGAAGATGAACAGGATACGTGGCCGGATCATCGGCCGTGACGGAAAGGCACGAACCCAGATCGAGAATATGACCGATACCACCATCTCGATCTACGGGAAGACCGTCGGGATCATCGGACTCCCTGAGCCCGTCCTCACGGCACGAAAGGCAGTCGAGATGCTCGTCGAGGGGGCAGAGCATGGTAATGTCTTCTCATTCCTTGACCGGAGAAAGAAAGAGGCGAAGCAGGATCTCATCAGCTCCTATTACTAA
- a CDS encoding ATP-dependent DNA helicase — protein sequence MKEELSSGNEGVWEGDLDHLPIPEPLRERYRAAGITSLYPPQVACIREGLFSGRNLLITIPTASGKTLVAEMAMHHQIGKGGKCLYVVPLKALASEKYEDFSGKGVRVGIATGDFDRKDERLGRSDIIVATSEKVDSLLRNRAGWIDAISLIVLDEVHLIGDESRGATLEMVITTMRNRNPALQVIGLSATIGNPKELAGWLDAGLIDSAWRPVSLREGVYYNGKISFGDGEREVPSPKKDADTSLCLDTVDEGGQALVFVSSRRNAEGTAKRIAAALRLDEPELTRIADAVEESDDSQVGRTLALCIRHGAAFHHAGLSRDVRRLVEEGFRGNAIRVIASTPTLAAGLNLPARRVIIRDVHRFQAGEGMVPIPVREYRQMAGRAGRPGLDPYGEAILIGKDARSKKKLFEEFIHARAEEIDSQCAKRSTLLSRILALVATREAEETKAITGFFRGSFYATRHKNLQYLDRLITRVIRDLEEMEMIVDLGSRLEATQFGELTSRLYLDPRSAMMIADQLRGYEKQGDVPVTPFGLLHLLSATPDMFRLYLRSGDAELIETVAEEREEEFLIGRPEDVLPWLGYEEIACAIKNALVLENWINEVPIEMITERFGIGPGDIHGLVEGILWLVHATREICRREIPGLLQDVADLEVRVKNGVKEELLPLIRLRGIGRVRARQLFNSGYTTPEAVGMAGIDRIAPIIGRKTAESILDQISGRSERGEKNTGENVMETKRGVSGLLQQKGKAKQSSLDFWECGDES from the coding sequence GTGAAAGAAGAGCTCTCCAGTGGAAATGAAGGGGTTTGGGAGGGGGATCTCGATCATCTTCCAATCCCGGAACCCCTCAGGGAACGGTACAGGGCAGCCGGGATCACCTCCCTCTATCCTCCCCAGGTTGCCTGCATCAGGGAGGGCCTTTTTTCAGGGAGAAACCTCCTGATCACCATCCCGACTGCAAGCGGGAAGACCCTTGTTGCTGAGATGGCGATGCATCATCAGATTGGAAAAGGTGGCAAATGCCTCTATGTCGTCCCTCTCAAAGCACTGGCGAGCGAGAAGTACGAGGACTTTTCGGGGAAAGGGGTCAGGGTCGGGATCGCGACCGGGGACTTCGACCGCAAGGACGAGAGGCTCGGGAGATCCGATATCATCGTGGCGACCTCAGAGAAGGTCGATTCTCTCCTCAGGAACCGTGCGGGATGGATTGACGCGATCAGCCTGATCGTCCTTGACGAGGTTCATCTCATCGGGGATGAGAGCCGCGGGGCGACCCTTGAGATGGTCATCACAACGATGCGGAACAGAAACCCGGCCCTCCAGGTGATAGGCCTCTCGGCCACGATCGGCAACCCAAAAGAACTTGCGGGGTGGCTCGATGCGGGGCTTATTGATTCGGCATGGCGGCCTGTCAGTCTCAGGGAAGGAGTCTACTATAACGGGAAGATCTCCTTTGGAGATGGTGAGAGGGAGGTTCCGTCCCCGAAGAAGGACGCGGATACGAGCCTCTGCCTTGATACTGTCGATGAGGGGGGCCAGGCCCTCGTCTTCGTCTCATCGCGAAGAAATGCTGAAGGGACGGCGAAACGGATCGCAGCTGCGCTCCGGCTTGATGAACCTGAACTGACAAGGATCGCAGATGCCGTCGAGGAGAGCGACGACAGCCAGGTTGGCAGGACACTCGCCCTCTGTATCAGGCATGGAGCAGCGTTTCACCATGCCGGTCTCTCCCGTGATGTCAGAAGGCTTGTTGAGGAGGGGTTCCGGGGAAATGCAATCCGGGTGATCGCCTCAACACCGACACTTGCCGCCGGGCTGAACCTCCCTGCGCGGCGTGTCATCATCCGTGATGTTCATAGATTCCAGGCAGGTGAGGGAATGGTCCCAATCCCTGTACGTGAGTACAGGCAGATGGCCGGCCGCGCCGGGAGGCCCGGACTTGATCCGTATGGTGAGGCGATCCTCATCGGGAAGGATGCGCGATCAAAAAAGAAGCTCTTTGAGGAGTTCATCCATGCACGGGCCGAGGAGATCGATTCGCAGTGCGCAAAGCGATCCACGCTCCTCTCCCGTATCCTTGCCCTTGTCGCAACCAGGGAGGCAGAGGAGACAAAGGCCATTACCGGTTTCTTCAGGGGAAGCTTCTATGCCACCAGGCATAAGAATCTCCAGTATCTGGACCGGCTGATCACCCGGGTTATCCGGGATCTCGAAGAGATGGAGATGATCGTGGATCTCGGATCCAGACTGGAAGCGACACAGTTTGGAGAGCTCACCTCCCGGCTCTACCTTGATCCGCGGTCAGCGATGATGATCGCAGATCAGCTTCGGGGATATGAAAAGCAAGGCGATGTACCGGTCACCCCCTTCGGGCTCCTCCATCTCCTCTCGGCCACCCCGGATATGTTCCGGCTCTACCTCCGATCCGGTGATGCGGAACTGATAGAGACGGTGGCCGAGGAGCGGGAGGAGGAGTTCCTCATCGGCAGGCCTGAGGACGTCCTTCCATGGCTTGGATATGAAGAGATCGCCTGCGCCATCAAGAACGCGCTCGTCCTTGAGAACTGGATCAATGAGGTTCCAATCGAGATGATCACGGAGCGGTTTGGGATCGGACCCGGCGACATCCACGGACTCGTTGAGGGGATCCTCTGGTTGGTTCATGCGACCCGCGAGATCTGCCGGAGGGAGATCCCCGGTCTCCTGCAGGATGTCGCTGATCTTGAAGTGCGGGTGAAGAACGGGGTAAAGGAGGAGCTCCTTCCGCTCATCAGGCTCCGGGGAATAGGTCGTGTCAGGGCACGCCAGCTCTTCAACAGCGGATACACCACACCGGAAGCCGTTGGCATGGCAGGAATCGATCGGATCGCCCCGATCATCGGGCGGAAGACCGCTGAGTCCATTCTGGATCAGATATCCGGACGATCCGAAAGAGGAGAGAAGAATACAGGAGAGAATGTGATGGAGACGAAGAGAGGAGTTTCCGGACTCCTTCAGCAGAAGGGGAAAGCAAAGCAGTCGAGCCTCGATTTCTGGGAGTGCGGGGATGAATCATGA
- the cgi121 gene encoding KEOPS complex subunit Cgi121: MSKNFQIRMARLRVESVPGMLDAIREIGESLGLRIICMNAAKMAGYRHAESAVRYGLRAEEEGAMTARSLEMEILLYVSGQRQTGIGMTFGLIEGEMIAWVGIVPGSDDAWKKLSGIMTFIQEEEEVPEERIPLLKELYGITDEELGVAGRDRIDELVIERTALLEILK; encoded by the coding sequence ATGAGTAAGAATTTTCAAATCAGAATGGCACGGCTCAGGGTTGAGTCGGTTCCCGGGATGCTGGACGCGATCCGGGAGATTGGAGAGTCGCTTGGTCTTCGGATCATCTGCATGAATGCGGCGAAGATGGCAGGATACAGGCATGCGGAGAGTGCGGTTCGATATGGTCTCCGTGCAGAGGAGGAAGGGGCGATGACCGCAAGGAGCCTTGAGATGGAGATTCTCCTCTATGTCTCCGGCCAGCGCCAGACCGGAATCGGGATGACCTTTGGCCTGATTGAAGGAGAGATGATCGCATGGGTTGGGATCGTCCCCGGATCGGACGATGCCTGGAAGAAGCTCTCCGGGATTATGACCTTTATTCAGGAGGAGGAGGAGGTCCCGGAGGAGAGGATCCCCCTTCTCAAAGAGCTCTATGGAATTACCGATGAAGAGCTTGGAGTTGCCGGAAGGGACCGGATCGATGAGCTGGTCATTGAGCGAACGGCACTCCTTGAAATTCTGAAATAA
- a CDS encoding MogA/MoaB family molybdenum cofactor biosynthesis protein has protein sequence MSKEHRRKVEVRPAIITVSTTRTEAEDLSGETIKTLLNEAGLSPVFYRIVPDQDEAIQQTLFEAMSEGNCIIINGGTGLTPDDRTIEAVRPLLDKEMDGFGEIFRQYSTREVGTAVILSRATAGLISGCAVFCIPGSTKAVRLAVSEIILPEIGHILSHAQKK, from the coding sequence ATGAGCAAGGAACATCGGCGCAAGGTTGAGGTGCGGCCCGCGATCATCACCGTCTCAACTACAAGGACGGAAGCTGAGGATCTTTCGGGAGAGACGATCAAAACACTGCTCAATGAAGCAGGTCTCTCCCCTGTCTTTTATCGGATTGTTCCCGATCAGGACGAGGCGATCCAACAAACGCTCTTCGAGGCAATGAGTGAGGGAAACTGTATCATCATCAACGGGGGAACCGGTCTCACCCCCGACGATCGAACGATCGAGGCAGTCCGACCCCTCCTTGATAAGGAGATGGATGGGTTTGGAGAGATTTTTCGTCAGTACAGCACGCGGGAGGTCGGGACCGCCGTTATCCTCTCACGTGCAACTGCCGGTCTGATCTCAGGGTGCGCCGTCTTCTGCATCCCCGGTTCAACGAAGGCGGTCCGGCTCGCGGTCTCCGAGATCATTCTTCCGGAGATAGGCCATATCCTCTCCCATGCCCAAAAAAAGTGA
- a CDS encoding ORC1-type DNA replication protein yields MITSPVPGQSDGGDSTTEKDGQSLGLFKKYLGKNKIFKNREVLRHSYRPSILPHRRPQIDSIAAILAPSLQNETPSNILIYGKTGTGKTACARYVGSELENASGQMDTSCRVVHINCEVIDTQYRVLAQIAKLITDTDHLASDRAKTHIPMTGWPTDQVYAELKNILENTGGVLVIILDEIDKLVKKSGDETLYNLTRINSDLERSKVCIIGISNDLRFTDFLDPRVLSSLSEEEIVFPPYNAPQLIDILKQRSDVAFVDGVLDESVIPLCAALAAQEHGDARRALDLFRVSGELADRANEDRVMDRHVRQAQDKIETDSMVECISTLPTQSKVVLYAMLLLHRINQKIFTSGEVMRLYREITRELSLETLTHRRVTDLISELNMLGVISTRVVSKGRYGRTKEISFDAATDRIWDVIMNDQRLVEHRISRYNEEQAGKLFR; encoded by the coding sequence ATGATCACCAGTCCGGTACCCGGACAATCAGACGGAGGGGATTCAACGACTGAAAAAGATGGACAATCGCTTGGCCTTTTCAAAAAGTACCTCGGGAAAAACAAGATATTCAAGAACAGGGAGGTACTCAGACATAGTTACCGGCCATCGATACTTCCTCACCGTCGTCCCCAGATCGACTCTATAGCCGCGATTCTTGCACCCTCCCTCCAGAACGAAACTCCCTCAAATATTCTGATATACGGCAAGACCGGGACCGGAAAGACGGCATGCGCCCGGTACGTCGGATCAGAACTTGAAAATGCAAGTGGCCAGATGGATACATCCTGCAGGGTTGTTCACATAAACTGCGAGGTGATCGACACCCAGTACAGGGTCCTGGCACAGATAGCAAAACTGATCACCGACACCGATCACCTCGCCTCCGATCGTGCCAAGACACATATCCCGATGACAGGATGGCCCACCGATCAGGTCTATGCGGAACTGAAGAATATCCTCGAAAACACGGGGGGGGTCCTCGTCATCATCCTCGATGAGATCGACAAACTGGTCAAGAAGAGCGGGGATGAGACTCTATACAACCTCACCAGGATCAACTCGGATCTCGAACGCTCCAAGGTCTGTATCATCGGCATCTCAAATGATCTCAGGTTTACCGACTTTCTTGATCCCCGTGTCCTCTCCTCCCTCTCTGAGGAAGAGATCGTCTTCCCTCCATACAATGCTCCCCAGCTCATCGATATCTTAAAGCAGCGATCCGATGTCGCCTTCGTCGACGGGGTTCTTGATGAGAGTGTTATCCCGCTCTGTGCGGCACTCGCAGCCCAGGAACACGGGGACGCACGCCGGGCACTCGATCTCTTCAGGGTCTCAGGAGAGCTGGCCGACAGGGCGAATGAGGATCGCGTCATGGATCGGCATGTCCGGCAGGCACAGGATAAGATCGAGACGGACAGCATGGTTGAATGCATCTCAACCCTCCCGACCCAGAGCAAGGTCGTCCTGTACGCGATGCTCCTTCTTCACCGCATTAACCAGAAGATCTTCACCAGCGGTGAGGTGATGCGTCTTTACCGTGAGATTACACGGGAACTCTCCCTTGAGACCCTTACCCACCGCCGTGTCACCGACCTCATCAGTGAATTAAATATGCTTGGTGTCATATCTACCCGTGTTGTATCAAAAGGACGGTACGGAAGGACCAAGGAGATCTCATTCGATGCGGCAACCGATCGGATATGGGATGTGATCATGAATGATCAGCGCCTGGTCGAACATCGTATCTCCCGATATAATGAAGAACAGGCCGGTAAACTCTTTAGGTGA
- a CDS encoding Lrp/AsnC family transcriptional regulator, which yields MDEKDREILRVLESDSRIGAGDLGTMLGLSPSEVQTRIIALEKSGILRKYTAIIDWKRAGDEGVVALVELKVSPEREYGYDRVADRIARFPEVKSLRLVTGTYDFQVIVTGRTMQEIAEFVSGQIASLENIKETVTHIVMKTYKEHGCELQRSEGVERLPYSF from the coding sequence ATGGATGAGAAAGACAGGGAGATCCTACGTGTCCTTGAATCCGATTCACGTATCGGAGCAGGGGATCTTGGGACAATGCTTGGCCTCTCCCCCTCAGAGGTTCAGACACGGATTATTGCTCTTGAAAAATCCGGAATACTCAGGAAGTACACCGCCATCATCGATTGGAAGAGGGCCGGCGATGAAGGGGTTGTTGCGCTGGTCGAGCTGAAGGTCAGTCCTGAGCGTGAATATGGCTATGATCGCGTCGCCGATCGAATCGCACGATTCCCTGAGGTTAAATCCCTCCGCCTTGTCACCGGCACGTACGACTTCCAGGTGATCGTCACCGGCAGGACGATGCAAGAGATCGCCGAGTTCGTATCAGGCCAGATCGCCTCGCTTGAGAATATCAAGGAGACGGTAACGCATATCGTAATGAAGACCTACAAGGAGCATGGCTGTGAATTACAGAGAAGCGAAGGGGTCGAACGTCTCCCGTACAGTTTCTGA
- a CDS encoding aminotransferase class I/II-fold pyridoxal phosphate-dependent enzyme → MAVNYREAKGSNVSRTVSDICEGTPRRKYISQRADGIPPSGIRKFFDLLLTMDDVISLGVGEPDFNTPWNVAVAGIDSIEKGVTSYTSNKGLQDLRELVSAYLTRQYHTKYDPDDEIIITTGVSEGLDLAVRAVVDPGDEVLVADPCYVSYAPCVMLAGGTPVPLPCPAEDEFRVTPDALLEKVTKKTKLLMINYPNNPSGGVMGRDDLRAISDIIVDHDLLLLSDEIYSELTYEGRHVSPASIEPLRERTITLNGFSKAYSMTGWRVGYLCAPSDIAAAALKIHQYVMLSTPTMAQYAAIEALRGAEDAKDRMVAEFRMRRNLFVAGLNRIGLPCHLPKGAFYAFPSVQGTGLTDEEFAERLLLEQQVAVVPGRAFGASGVGHVRCAYAASRMDLEEAIRRMGIFLQSL, encoded by the coding sequence ATGGCTGTGAATTACAGAGAAGCGAAGGGGTCGAACGTCTCCCGTACAGTTTCTGATATCTGCGAAGGGACTCCCAGGAGAAAGTACATCTCACAACGGGCTGATGGGATCCCCCCCTCAGGTATCAGAAAATTCTTTGATCTCCTTCTCACGATGGATGACGTCATCTCCCTTGGCGTTGGGGAGCCCGACTTTAATACCCCATGGAACGTCGCCGTCGCCGGAATCGATTCCATTGAGAAGGGGGTAACATCATACACCTCAAACAAGGGTCTTCAGGATCTCCGCGAACTCGTCTCAGCATATCTCACCCGGCAGTATCATACCAAATATGATCCGGATGATGAGATCATTATCACAACCGGCGTCTCGGAAGGCCTCGATCTTGCGGTCCGGGCAGTCGTTGATCCCGGCGACGAGGTGCTCGTTGCAGATCCCTGTTATGTCTCCTATGCCCCCTGTGTCATGCTTGCCGGTGGTACCCCTGTTCCCCTGCCCTGCCCGGCAGAGGATGAGTTCCGGGTGACGCCGGATGCGCTCCTTGAGAAGGTGACGAAGAAGACGAAGCTCCTGATGATCAACTATCCAAACAATCCCTCCGGCGGGGTGATGGGGAGGGATGATCTCAGGGCAATCTCCGATATCATCGTTGATCATGATCTCCTCCTCCTCTCAGATGAGATCTACTCCGAACTCACCTATGAGGGCCGCCATGTCTCACCGGCCTCGATTGAGCCGCTCAGGGAGAGGACGATCACCCTGAACGGCTTCTCAAAGGCGTACTCCATGACCGGCTGGCGTGTCGGGTATCTCTGTGCACCATCAGATATTGCGGCTGCGGCACTGAAGATTCACCAGTATGTTATGCTCAGTACCCCGACGATGGCGCAGTATGCTGCAATTGAGGCTTTGCGGGGAGCCGAGGATGCAAAAGACCGGATGGTTGCGGAGTTCCGGATGCGCAGAAACCTCTTCGTCGCAGGTCTCAACAGGATCGGCCTGCCGTGTCATCTCCCAAAAGGTGCATTCTATGCATTCCCGTCAGTTCAGGGAACAGGACTCACGGATGAGGAGTTTGCCGAACGCCTCCTCCTCGAGCAGCAGGTGGCGGTCGTTCCAGGCCGCGCCTTTGGAGCCTCAGGAGTCGGTCATGTCAGGTGTGCTTATGCCGCATCACGCATGGATCTGGAGGAAGCGATCCGGAGGATGGGAATTTTCCTTCAGTCACTATGA